A portion of the Citrobacter rodentium NBRC 105723 = DSM 16636 genome contains these proteins:
- a CDS encoding glycoside hydrolase family 88 protein codes for MLNHIVEETLRAFPGSPIAMGAFQDQMNGARQHVLELISRHLTEFGEQFPAETCVKGYYPLTDNVEWTTSFWTGQLWLAWEMSGEATFRELAEKHVRSFGLRIAGRHDTNTHDLGFLYTLSCVAAWRLTGNRDARGFALMAAEALLERFHKKAQIIQAWGDLNDPQQAGRMIIDCNMNLPLLYWASEQTGDRRFAEAAKAHVAQAAKYLIREDTSTFHTYYMDVETGAPRYGNTQQGYADDSCWSRGQAWGIYGFLLSYIYTGDKEMVALSKKLANYFLNRLPDDAVCHWDLALVGTDALRDSSSAAIAVCGLLELIKHLPVTDPDRECYQQWAMGIMSSLTSHYLMAKDEKGNGLLKHSVYHLSSNKGVDECASWGDYFYVEALMRFTQCWKLYW; via the coding sequence ATGTTAAACCATATCGTTGAGGAGACGTTACGCGCCTTCCCTGGCAGCCCAATCGCTATGGGAGCATTTCAGGATCAAATGAATGGCGCGCGTCAGCATGTCCTTGAACTGATTAGCCGTCATTTAACGGAATTCGGTGAACAATTTCCCGCCGAAACCTGCGTTAAAGGCTATTACCCGTTAACCGACAACGTTGAATGGACTACCAGCTTCTGGACCGGGCAGCTCTGGCTGGCCTGGGAGATGAGCGGCGAAGCGACGTTCCGTGAACTGGCGGAAAAGCATGTGCGTTCATTCGGTCTGCGCATTGCCGGACGCCATGATACCAACACCCACGATCTCGGCTTTCTCTATACGCTTTCCTGCGTGGCGGCCTGGCGCCTGACGGGCAATCGCGATGCGCGCGGTTTTGCCCTGATGGCGGCGGAAGCGCTGCTGGAACGTTTTCATAAGAAGGCGCAGATCATTCAGGCGTGGGGCGATCTTAACGATCCGCAACAGGCCGGACGGATGATCATCGACTGCAATATGAACCTGCCGCTGCTCTACTGGGCCAGCGAGCAGACCGGCGACAGGCGTTTTGCCGAAGCGGCGAAGGCGCACGTGGCGCAGGCAGCGAAATATCTGATTCGTGAAGATACTTCTACATTCCATACTTACTATATGGATGTGGAAACCGGCGCGCCGCGCTATGGCAACACGCAGCAGGGCTACGCCGACGACTCGTGCTGGTCGCGCGGGCAGGCGTGGGGCATTTACGGCTTCTTGTTGAGCTACATCTACACCGGCGATAAAGAGATGGTCGCATTGTCGAAAAAGCTGGCGAACTACTTCCTCAACCGACTGCCAGACGATGCCGTTTGTCACTGGGATCTGGCGCTGGTGGGAACCGACGCGCTGCGCGACTCCTCCTCGGCGGCGATTGCGGTCTGCGGCCTGCTGGAGCTGATTAAACATCTGCCGGTCACCGATCCGGATCGCGAATGCTATCAGCAGTGGGCAATGGGGATAATGTCTTCGCTGACCTCGCACTACCTGATGGCGAAAGACGAGAAGGGCAACGGTTTACTGAAGCACTCGGTGTATCACCTGTCCAGCAATAAGGGTGTGGATGAGTGTGCGAGCTGGGGGGATTATTTCTATGTGGAAGCGCTGATGCGTTTCACCCAGTGCTGGAAGCTGTACTGGTAA
- a CDS encoding PLP-dependent aminotransferase family protein: protein MNNTHLARNVDALKPSAIRELLKHSKMPGVISLGGGIPSPELFDKTGLELATHQMMENQFLDAFQYGLSEGFPPLREAISQLCRERGVDCAADRILITNGSQQSLDILVRTLVNPGDKVVVERPTYLAALQVLQLSQADILSVGTDKDGMIVDELEQLLQRHTIKALYVVPTFGNPGGVVLSEARRRKLVQLAKQHDFVIIEDDPYGEINFTDQHWKPLFRHAAEAGCAGHVIYTSTFSKILAPGLRVGWVVLPEWISQKATIVKQATDLHTSAHSQAMAASYLSLGRLAEQITLIRQAYREKCYVLADMMRSELDEHITFHMPQGGMFLWATFRHDFDATAWLSRTLEEKVVYVPGEFFYSDNPDKRTLRLSFATPTMAELEEAVRRLKRALP, encoded by the coding sequence ATGAACAACACACATCTCGCCCGCAACGTCGATGCGTTAAAGCCGTCGGCGATCCGCGAATTGTTAAAACACAGCAAAATGCCCGGCGTCATCTCTCTTGGCGGCGGGATCCCCAGCCCCGAACTGTTCGATAAAACCGGTCTTGAACTCGCCACCCATCAGATGATGGAAAATCAGTTTCTTGATGCCTTCCAGTATGGTCTGAGCGAGGGCTTTCCGCCTCTGCGCGAGGCTATCAGCCAGCTCTGTCGGGAGCGTGGCGTTGACTGCGCGGCGGATCGAATTTTGATCACCAACGGTTCCCAGCAGTCGCTGGATATTCTGGTCAGAACGCTGGTGAATCCGGGGGATAAGGTGGTGGTTGAGCGCCCGACCTATCTTGCCGCCTTGCAGGTTCTACAGTTGTCGCAGGCCGATATTCTGTCGGTGGGCACCGACAAGGACGGCATGATCGTTGACGAGCTGGAGCAGCTGTTGCAGCGCCATACGATTAAAGCGCTGTATGTCGTGCCGACCTTTGGCAATCCGGGGGGCGTGGTGCTGAGCGAAGCGCGTCGTCGCAAGCTGGTACAGCTGGCGAAACAGCACGATTTCGTGATTATCGAAGACGATCCCTACGGTGAAATTAACTTCACTGACCAGCACTGGAAACCGCTGTTCCGGCACGCTGCGGAAGCGGGCTGCGCCGGGCATGTGATTTATACCTCGACCTTCTCTAAAATTCTGGCGCCGGGCCTGCGGGTGGGCTGGGTGGTATTGCCGGAGTGGATCAGCCAAAAAGCGACCATCGTGAAGCAGGCGACCGATCTGCATACCAGCGCGCATTCGCAGGCGATGGCCGCCAGCTATCTGTCGCTGGGACGGCTGGCGGAGCAGATTACGCTAATCCGTCAGGCTTATCGCGAGAAGTGTTATGTACTGGCGGATATGATGCGCAGCGAACTGGACGAACATATCACTTTCCATATGCCGCAGGGCGGGATGTTTCTGTGGGCGACCTTCCGTCACGATTTTGACGCCACGGCCTGGCTTTCCCGTACCTTAGAGGAAAAAGTTGTCTATGTGCCGGGGGAATTTTTCTACAGCGATAACCCGGACAAGCGCACGCTACGACTCTCTTTTGCCACGCCGACGATGGCTGAACTGGAAGAAGCGGTGCGCAGACTGAAAAGAGCGTTGCCTTAA
- a CDS encoding putative quinol monooxygenase codes for MLTVIAEIRTRPGQHHRQAVLEQFAKIVPTVLKEEGCHGYAPMVDHAAGVSFQTTAPDSIVMIEQWESIAHLEAHLQTPHMKAYSEAVKGDVLEMNIRILESGI; via the coding sequence ATGCTTACAGTGATTGCTGAAATTCGTACCCGTCCGGGTCAACATCACCGCCAGGCGGTGCTGGAACAGTTTGCGAAAATCGTTCCAACCGTACTGAAAGAAGAAGGCTGCCACGGCTACGCGCCGATGGTGGATCACGCCGCAGGCGTCAGCTTCCAGACCACCGCGCCTGACTCAATCGTGATGATTGAACAGTGGGAAAGCATTGCGCACCTTGAGGCACACCTGCAAACCCCGCATATGAAAGCGTATAGCGAAGCGGTGAAGGGCGACGTGCTGGAGATGAATATCCGTATTCTGGAATCCGGAATCTAA
- a CDS encoding NAD(P)H-dependent oxidoreductase, producing MSNILIINGAKKFAHSNGQLNDTLTEVADGTLRGLGHDVRIVRADGEYDVKEEVQNFVWADVVIWQMPGWWMGAPWTVKKYIDDVFTEGHGTLYASDGRTRSDATKKYGSGGLIQGKKYMLSLTWNAPMEAFTEKDQFFHGVGVDGVYLPFHKANQFLGMEALPTFIANDVIKMPDVPRYLAEYREHLTAIFG from the coding sequence ATGAGCAACATCCTGATTATCAACGGCGCGAAAAAATTCGCTCACTCTAACGGACAGCTGAACGACACTCTGACCGAAGTCGCGGACGGCACGCTGCGCGGCCTCGGGCATGATGTTCGCATTGTGCGCGCAGACGGCGAATACGATGTGAAAGAAGAAGTCCAGAACTTCGTCTGGGCCGACGTGGTGATCTGGCAGATGCCAGGCTGGTGGATGGGCGCGCCGTGGACGGTGAAAAAATACATTGATGATGTCTTTACCGAAGGCCACGGTACGCTGTACGCCAGCGATGGCCGTACCCGTTCCGACGCCACGAAAAAATATGGCTCCGGCGGCCTGATTCAGGGCAAAAAATATATGCTGTCGCTGACCTGGAACGCGCCGATGGAAGCCTTTACCGAGAAAGATCAGTTCTTCCACGGCGTGGGCGTTGACGGCGTTTATCTGCCGTTCCATAAGGCGAATCAGTTCCTCGGTATGGAAGCGCTGCCGACCTTTATCGCCAATGACGTGATCAAAATGCCGGACGTTCCGCGTTATCTTGCAGAATATCGCGAGCATCTGACCGCGATTTTTGGTTAA
- the qseC gene encoding quorum sensing histidine kinase QseC: MKVTQRLSLRVRLTLIFLILAAITWVASSFVAWKQTTDNVDELFDTQLMLFAKRLVTLDLDELKAPERMARTPKKFKHGHIDDDVLVFAIYTLDGKMVLHDGDNGQYIPYNYRREGFDDGQLDDDDDPWRFVWLTSADGKYRIVVGQEWEYREDMALAIVIAQLVPSLIALPLMLLLLIILLHRELKPLKKMAGALRLRDPESSEPLSAQGVPSEVRPLIDSLNQLFARTHKMMMRERRFTSDAAHELRSPLAALKVQADVAQLSDDDPQARAKALAQLHTGIDRATRLVDQLLTLSRLDSLDNLQDVTTVALDELLQSAVMDIYHAAQQTDIDVRLHINARDVKRTGQPLLLSLLARNLLDNAIRYSPRGSIVCVTLNADHFTVRDNGPGVTPEALDRIGERFYRPPGQHVTGSGLGLSIVRRIAALHGMTLSFGNLPEGGFEATVRWK, from the coding sequence ATAAAAGTGACTCAGCGTCTTAGCCTGCGCGTCAGGCTTACCCTCATCTTTCTGATTCTGGCGGCCATTACATGGGTGGCCTCAAGCTTTGTCGCCTGGAAGCAAACCACCGACAACGTGGACGAACTGTTTGACACCCAGCTGATGCTGTTCGCCAAACGGCTGGTGACGCTGGATCTGGATGAACTGAAGGCCCCTGAGCGAATGGCCCGCACGCCGAAAAAGTTTAAGCACGGCCATATTGACGATGACGTGCTGGTTTTTGCCATCTACACCCTCGACGGCAAGATGGTGCTGCACGACGGCGATAACGGGCAATATATTCCCTACAACTATCGCCGGGAGGGATTTGACGATGGTCAACTGGACGACGACGACGATCCGTGGCGCTTTGTCTGGCTGACTTCTGCGGACGGCAAGTATCGCATTGTGGTCGGCCAGGAGTGGGAATATCGTGAAGATATGGCGCTGGCGATCGTTATCGCCCAGCTGGTACCGTCGCTTATCGCGCTGCCGCTGATGCTGCTGTTATTGATTATACTGCTGCACCGAGAACTTAAGCCGCTGAAGAAAATGGCTGGCGCATTGCGTTTACGCGACCCGGAATCCAGCGAACCGCTCAGCGCGCAGGGGGTGCCGAGCGAGGTGCGCCCGCTGATCGACTCCCTTAACCAGCTCTTTGCCCGCACGCATAAAATGATGATGCGCGAACGGCGCTTCACCTCTGACGCGGCCCATGAGCTGCGTAGCCCGCTGGCGGCCCTCAAGGTGCAGGCCGACGTGGCACAGCTATCTGACGACGATCCGCAGGCGCGCGCGAAGGCGCTGGCGCAGCTGCATACCGGGATCGATCGCGCCACCCGTCTGGTCGATCAGCTGCTAACCCTTTCCCGTCTCGACTCGCTGGATAATCTGCAGGATGTGACGACGGTCGCCCTGGACGAGCTGCTGCAATCGGCGGTGATGGATATATACCATGCCGCACAGCAGACGGATATTGACGTGCGGCTGCACATTAACGCCCGCGACGTGAAGCGCACGGGCCAGCCGCTTCTGCTCAGCCTGCTGGCGCGCAATCTGCTGGATAACGCCATTCGCTACAGCCCGCGCGGCAGTATTGTCTGCGTCACCCTGAATGCTGACCACTTTACGGTCAGAGATAACGGCCCCGGCGTGACGCCGGAAGCGCTGGACCGCATCGGCGAACGTTTTTACCGCCCGCCCGGTCAACATGTTACCGGCAGCGGTCTGGGATTATCGATTGTGCGCCGTATTGCCGCGCTGCACGGCATGACGCTGTCGTTTGGCAATCTGCCGGAGGGAGGATTTGAAGCCACGGTGAGATGGAAATAG
- the qseB gene encoding quorum sensing response regulator transcription factor QseB: protein MRILLIEDDALIGDGIKTGLSKMGFCVDWFTDGRQGKEALHSAPYDAVILDLSLPGMDGRDILRDWREQGKREPVLILTARDALAQRVEGLRLGADDYLCKPFALIEVAARLEALMRRASGQASSELCHGQVTLNPGNRVAALNGSALALKPKEFALLELLMRNKGRVLPRKLIEEKLYNWDEEVTSNAVEVHVHHLRRKLGSDFIRTVHGIGYTLSEA from the coding sequence ATGCGAATTTTACTGATTGAAGATGATGCGTTGATTGGCGATGGCATTAAAACAGGTCTGAGTAAAATGGGCTTTTGCGTCGACTGGTTCACCGACGGTCGTCAGGGGAAGGAAGCGCTGCATAGCGCGCCGTATGACGCGGTGATCCTCGACCTGTCGCTGCCGGGAATGGACGGGCGCGACATTCTGCGCGACTGGCGCGAACAGGGTAAACGTGAGCCGGTATTGATACTGACCGCGCGCGATGCGCTGGCGCAGCGGGTCGAAGGCTTGCGCCTCGGCGCGGACGATTATCTCTGTAAGCCCTTCGCGCTTATTGAGGTTGCCGCCAGGCTGGAGGCGTTAATGCGCCGCGCCAGCGGCCAGGCCAGCAGCGAACTATGCCACGGACAGGTAACGCTCAATCCCGGTAACCGGGTCGCCGCGCTGAACGGCAGCGCCTTAGCGCTTAAGCCAAAAGAGTTCGCGCTACTTGAACTGTTAATGCGTAATAAAGGGCGAGTGCTGCCGCGTAAACTTATTGAAGAAAAGCTCTATAACTGGGACGAAGAGGTGACCAGCAACGCCGTTGAGGTTCACGTCCACCATCTGCGCCGTAAGCTGGGCAGCGATTTTATTCGTACCGTTCACGGCATCGGCTATACCCTTAGCGAGGCATAA
- a CDS encoding YgiW/YdeI family stress tolerance OB fold protein codes for MKKSAAIFAVLVLSTAPAIAVQQGGFSGPTATQTQGGGFVGPNGSSATVESAKSLRDDTWVTLRGNIVERISDDLYLFKDGTGSINVDIDHKRWYGLTVTPQDTVEIQGEVDKDWNSVEIDVKQIRKVSK; via the coding sequence ATGAAAAAATCAGCTGCAATTTTTGCCGTTCTGGTACTCAGTACTGCACCGGCTATCGCGGTCCAGCAGGGCGGTTTTTCCGGCCCGACCGCCACACAAACCCAGGGCGGCGGCTTCGTCGGACCTAACGGGAGCAGCGCGACGGTAGAAAGCGCAAAATCGCTGCGCGATGACACCTGGGTAACGCTGCGCGGCAATATCGTCGAGCGTATTTCCGATGACCTCTATTTGTTCAAAGATGGTACGGGCTCTATTAATGTCGATATTGATCATAAGCGCTGGTACGGCCTGACGGTCACGCCGCAGGATACCGTCGAAATTCAGGGCGAAGTGGATAAAGACTGGAATTCCGTTGAAATCGACGTGAAGCAAATCAGGAAAGTCAGTAAATAA
- the parC gene encoding DNA topoisomerase IV subunit A — MSDMAERLALHEFTENAYLNYSMYVIMDRALPFIGDGLKPVQRRIVYAMSELGLNASAKFKKSARTVGDVLGKYHPHGDSACYEAMVLMAQPFSYRYPLVDGQGNWGAPDDPKSFAAMRYTESRLSKYAEVLLGELGQGTADWVPNFDGTLQEPKMLPARLPNILLNGTTGIAVGMATDIPPHNLREVAKAAITLIEKPKTTLDELLEIVQGPDFPTEAEIITPRAEIRKIYENGRGSVRMRAVWTKEDGAVVITALPHQVSGAKVLEQIAAQMRNKKLPMVDDLRDESDHENPTRLVVVPRSNRVDMEQVMNHLFATTDLEKSYRINLNMIGLDGRPAVKNLLEILTEWLAFRRDTVRRRLNYRLEKVLKRLHILEGLLVAFLNIDEVIEIIRTEDEPKPALMSRFGITETQAEAILELKLRHLAKLEEMKIRGEQDELEKERDQLQGILASERKMNTLLKKELQADSDAYGDDRRSPLHEREEAKAMSEHDMLPSEPVTIVLSQMGWVRSAKGHDIDAQGLNYKAGDSYKSDVKGKSNQPVVFIDTTGRSYAIDPITLPSARGQGEPLTGKLTLPPGATVEHMLMEADERKLLMASDAGYGFVCTFNDLVARNRAGKALITLPENAHVMPPVVIDDESDMLLAITQAGRMLMFPVSDLPQLSKGKGNKIINIPSAEALKGEDGLAHLYVLPPQSTLTIHVGKRKIKLRPEELQKVTGERGRRGTLMRGLQRIDRIDIDSPRRASQGDSEE, encoded by the coding sequence ATGAGCGATATGGCAGAGCGCCTTGCGCTGCATGAATTCACGGAAAACGCCTATCTGAATTACTCCATGTACGTCATCATGGACAGGGCGCTACCGTTTATTGGCGATGGTCTGAAACCCGTTCAGCGTCGCATCGTTTACGCGATGTCAGAGCTGGGGCTGAACGCCAGCGCCAAATTTAAAAAATCCGCCCGTACCGTCGGCGACGTGCTGGGTAAATACCACCCGCACGGCGACAGCGCCTGCTATGAAGCGATGGTGCTGATGGCGCAGCCGTTCTCTTACCGTTACCCGCTGGTCGACGGGCAGGGGAACTGGGGGGCGCCTGACGATCCGAAATCCTTCGCGGCGATGCGTTATACCGAATCGCGCCTGTCGAAGTATGCGGAAGTGCTGCTGGGCGAACTGGGGCAGGGCACCGCTGACTGGGTGCCGAACTTTGACGGTACGCTGCAGGAACCGAAAATGCTGCCCGCCCGTTTGCCGAACATTCTGCTTAACGGCACCACCGGTATCGCGGTCGGCATGGCGACCGATATTCCGCCGCACAACCTGCGGGAAGTGGCGAAAGCCGCCATCACCCTGATTGAAAAGCCGAAAACCACGCTGGATGAGCTGCTGGAGATCGTGCAGGGGCCGGACTTCCCGACCGAAGCGGAAATTATTACTCCGCGCGCTGAAATCCGTAAAATTTATGAAAACGGGCGCGGCTCGGTGCGTATGCGCGCGGTCTGGACCAAAGAAGACGGCGCGGTGGTGATTACCGCGCTGCCGCACCAGGTGTCCGGCGCGAAGGTGCTGGAGCAAATCGCCGCCCAGATGCGCAATAAAAAGCTGCCGATGGTGGACGATCTGCGTGACGAGTCCGACCACGAAAACCCGACCCGCCTGGTGGTGGTGCCGCGTTCCAACCGCGTGGATATGGAGCAGGTGATGAACCACCTGTTCGCCACCACCGATCTGGAAAAAAGCTACCGTATTAACCTGAATATGATCGGCCTGGACGGTCGCCCGGCGGTGAAAAATCTGCTGGAGATCCTCACCGAATGGCTGGCGTTCCGTCGCGATACCGTGCGTCGTCGCCTGAACTACCGTCTGGAGAAAGTCCTGAAGCGCCTGCATATCCTGGAAGGTTTGCTGGTAGCGTTTCTCAACATCGACGAAGTGATTGAGATCATCCGTACGGAAGATGAGCCGAAACCGGCGCTGATGTCGCGCTTTGGCATCACGGAAACCCAGGCTGAAGCGATCCTCGAGCTGAAACTGCGACATCTCGCCAAACTTGAAGAGATGAAGATCCGCGGTGAACAGGATGAGCTGGAGAAAGAGCGCGATCAGCTGCAGGGGATCCTCGCCTCTGAACGTAAAATGAACACCCTGCTGAAAAAAGAGTTACAGGCGGATTCCGACGCCTATGGCGACGACCGTCGTTCGCCGCTGCATGAGCGCGAAGAAGCCAAAGCGATGAGCGAGCACGATATGCTGCCGTCTGAGCCGGTGACCATCGTGCTGTCGCAGATGGGCTGGGTGCGCAGCGCCAAAGGCCATGATATTGACGCTCAGGGACTGAACTACAAAGCGGGCGACAGTTATAAATCAGACGTCAAAGGCAAGAGCAACCAGCCAGTGGTGTTTATTGACACTACCGGACGCAGCTACGCCATTGACCCGATCACCCTGCCGTCGGCGCGTGGTCAGGGCGAGCCGCTGACCGGCAAGCTGACGCTGCCGCCGGGCGCTACCGTTGAGCATATGCTCATGGAAGCCGACGAGCGCAAGCTGCTGATGGCATCCGACGCGGGCTACGGCTTCGTCTGCACCTTTAACGATCTGGTGGCGCGTAACCGTGCGGGCAAAGCGTTGATTACGCTGCCGGAAAACGCGCACGTGATGCCGCCGGTGGTTATTGACGATGAAAGCGACATGCTGCTGGCGATCACCCAGGCCGGACGTATGCTGATGTTCCCGGTAAGCGATTTGCCGCAGCTGTCGAAAGGCAAGGGGAACAAGATCATCAACATTCCGTCGGCGGAAGCGCTGAAAGGCGAGGACGGTCTGGCGCATCTGTACGTTCTGCCGCCGCAGAGCACGCTGACCATTCACGTCGGTAAGCGTAAAATCAAGCTGCGTCCTGAAGAGTTGCAGAAGGTGACCGGTGAACGCGGTCGTCGCGGTACGCTGATGCGCGGCCTCCAGCGAATCGATCGCATTGACATTGATTCGCCGCGTCGCGCAAGCCAGGGCGACAGCGAAGAGTAA
- the plsC gene encoding 1-acylglycerol-3-phosphate O-acyltransferase has translation MLFIFRFIITVIYSILVCVFGSIYCLFSPRNPKHVATFGHMFGRLAPLFGLKVECRKPADAESYGNAIYIANHQNNFDMVTAANIVQPPTVTVGKKSLLWIPFFGQLYWLTGNLLIDRNNRAKAHSTIAEVVNHFKKRRISIWMFPEGTRSRGRGLLPFKTGAFHAAIAAGVPIIPVCVSNTSNKINLNRLKNGLVIVEMLPPVDVSQYGKDQVRELAAHCRALMEQKIAELDQEVAEREADGKI, from the coding sequence ATGCTATTTATTTTTCGCTTTATTATTACCGTTATTTATTCCATTCTGGTTTGCGTTTTTGGATCGATTTACTGCCTGTTCAGCCCGCGTAATCCAAAACATGTCGCGACCTTTGGCCATATGTTTGGCCGCCTTGCGCCGCTGTTCGGTCTGAAAGTGGAATGCCGCAAACCTGCCGATGCCGAGAGCTATGGCAACGCCATCTATATCGCAAACCATCAGAATAATTTCGATATGGTTACCGCAGCGAATATCGTGCAGCCGCCAACCGTCACCGTGGGCAAAAAGAGCCTGCTGTGGATCCCATTTTTCGGCCAGCTCTACTGGCTGACGGGCAACCTGTTGATTGACCGCAATAATCGTGCGAAAGCGCATAGCACTATCGCTGAGGTGGTCAACCATTTTAAAAAACGCCGCATCTCTATCTGGATGTTTCCGGAAGGCACCCGTAGCCGTGGCCGCGGGCTGTTGCCGTTTAAAACCGGCGCGTTTCACGCCGCCATTGCCGCTGGCGTGCCGATTATTCCGGTTTGCGTTTCCAATACCTCGAATAAAATCAATCTAAATCGCCTGAAGAATGGTCTGGTGATCGTTGAGATGCTGCCGCCGGTGGACGTCAGCCAGTACGGAAAAGATCAGGTTCGCGAACTGGCTGCTCATTGCCGCGCGCTGATGGAGCAGAAGATTGCCGAGCTTGATCAAGAAGTCGCTGAGCGGGAAGCTGACGGAAAGATTTGA
- the ftsP gene encoding cell division protein FtsP, with protein sequence MSLSRRQFIQASGIALCAGAVPLRAKAAGQQQPLPVPPLLESRRGQPLFMTLQRAHWSFSQGTRASVWGVNGRYLGPTIRVWKGDDVKLIYSNRLTENVSMTVAGLQVPGPLMGGPARMMSPNADWAPVLPIRQSAATLWYHANTPNRTAQQVYNGLAGMWLVEDEVSKTLPIPNHYGVDDFPVIIQDKRLDNFGTPEYSEPGSGGFIGDTLLVNGAQSPYVEVSRGWVRLRLLNASNARRYQLQMSDGRALHVISGDQGLLPAPVSVKQLSLAPGERREILVDMTNGDEVSITCGEAAGIVDRIRGFFEPSSILISTLVLTLRPTGLLPLVTDSLPMRLLPNEIISGAPIRSRDISLGDDPGINGQLWDVNRIDITAQQGTWERWTVRADMPQSFHIEGVSFLVRNVNGAMPFPEDRGWKDTVWVDGQVELLVYYGQPSWAHFPFYFNSQTLEMADRGSIGQILVNPAP encoded by the coding sequence ATGTCACTCAGTCGGCGTCAGTTCATTCAGGCATCGGGAATCGCACTGTGCGCAGGCGCGGTTCCGCTGAGGGCAAAGGCTGCCGGTCAGCAACAGCCGCTGCCCGTTCCGCCGCTGCTGGAGTCCCGTCGCGGCCAGCCGCTATTTATGACGCTACAGCGGGCGCACTGGTCCTTTAGCCAGGGGACGCGCGCGTCCGTCTGGGGCGTCAACGGACGTTATCTCGGGCCGACGATTCGCGTCTGGAAGGGCGACGATGTAAAGCTTATTTACAGCAACCGCCTGACTGAAAACGTCTCTATGACCGTTGCCGGATTGCAGGTGCCGGGGCCGCTGATGGGCGGTCCGGCGCGAATGATGTCGCCGAATGCCGACTGGGCGCCGGTTCTGCCGATCCGCCAGAGCGCCGCCACGCTGTGGTATCACGCCAATACTCCCAACCGTACCGCCCAGCAGGTCTACAACGGGCTTGCCGGAATGTGGCTGGTGGAAGATGAGGTGAGTAAAACGCTGCCGATCCCGAATCACTACGGCGTGGATGATTTTCCGGTCATTATTCAGGACAAACGGCTGGATAACTTTGGCACGCCAGAGTACAGCGAGCCGGGAAGCGGCGGATTTATCGGCGATACGCTGCTGGTTAACGGCGCGCAAAGCCCCTACGTTGAGGTTTCCCGCGGCTGGGTGCGGCTGCGTTTACTGAACGCGTCCAACGCGCGCCGCTATCAGCTGCAAATGAGTGATGGCCGCGCGCTGCACGTTATCTCTGGCGATCAGGGGCTTTTGCCCGCGCCGGTTTCGGTGAAGCAGCTGTCGCTGGCGCCGGGCGAGCGCCGTGAAATCCTGGTGGATATGACCAACGGCGATGAGGTGTCGATCACCTGTGGCGAAGCGGCAGGCATCGTCGACAGGATCCGCGGTTTCTTTGAGCCGTCCAGCATCCTGATCTCGACGCTGGTGTTAACCCTGCGTCCTACCGGGCTGCTGCCGCTGGTGACCGACAGCCTGCCGATGCGCCTGCTGCCGAATGAAATCATCAGCGGCGCGCCGATTCGCAGTCGGGATATCAGCCTCGGCGACGATCCGGGCATTAACGGTCAGCTCTGGGACGTTAACCGCATTGATATTACCGCGCAGCAGGGGACGTGGGAGCGCTGGACGGTGCGCGCCGATATGCCGCAGTCGTTCCATATTGAAGGCGTCTCTTTCCTGGTGCGTAACGTCAACGGCGCTATGCCGTTCCCGGAAGACCGCGGCTGGAAAGATACCGTCTGGGTGGATGGTCAGGTTGAACTGCTGGTTTACTACGGGCAGCCTTCCTGGGCGCACTTCCCGTTCTACTTTAACAGCCAGACTCTGGAGATGGCCGATCGTGGATCTATCGGTCAGATTCTGGTGAATCCGGCGCCGTAA